A section of the Jannaschia sp. S6380 genome encodes:
- a CDS encoding YraN family protein, with amino-acid sequence MSGTTSYHAGLAAEDSVARYYERAGHDVLARRWRGKGGEIDVIVQDGPDTVFVEVKKSDTHAAAALRVSERQIHRLFDCAGEYMGTLPDGMNAAVRFDVALVDGVGRIEIVENALSA; translated from the coding sequence ATGAGCGGAACGACCTCCTACCATGCCGGCCTCGCGGCCGAGGATAGCGTGGCCCGATATTACGAACGTGCCGGGCATGACGTGCTCGCACGGCGCTGGCGCGGCAAGGGGGGCGAGATCGACGTGATCGTGCAGGACGGTCCGGACACGGTCTTCGTCGAGGTAAAGAAGAGCGACACGCATGCCGCGGCGGCCCTTCGGGTCAGCGAAAGACAGATCCACCGCCTGTTCGATTGTGCGGGCGAGTACATGGGCACGCTGCCCGACGGCATGAACGCCGCCGTCCGCTTCGATGTGGCCCTGGTCGACGGCGTCGGACGGATCGAGATCGTGGAAAACGCCCTCTCGGCCTGA
- the rsmI gene encoding 16S rRNA (cytidine(1402)-2'-O)-methyltransferase, whose product MAKIGKDDPSSVEPGLHLVAVPIGAARDITLRALDILAHADMLAAEDTRSLRRLMDIHGIPLGDRPMVPYHDHNGAAARPRLLTALRDGRSVAYASEAGTPLVADPGFQLGVEARQGGLTVRAAPGASAVLAALCVAGLPTDRFLFAGFLPPKSAARKTALREVAEVPATLVFYESPKRLAAMLRDAAAMLGPREAAVCRELTKRFEEVRRGSLDALAETYAEEGARGEIVVVVDRAAPREADPEAIRDALRVALADGSVKSAAKDVSDMFGVPRKLVYDMALAMKDEG is encoded by the coding sequence ATGGCGAAGATCGGCAAGGACGACCCGTCGTCCGTCGAGCCCGGCCTCCACCTGGTCGCGGTTCCGATCGGCGCCGCGCGCGACATCACCTTGCGGGCGCTGGATATCCTGGCCCATGCCGACATGCTCGCCGCCGAGGACACGCGATCTCTCCGGCGGTTGATGGACATCCACGGCATCCCGCTGGGGGATCGCCCGATGGTCCCCTATCACGACCACAACGGTGCCGCCGCGCGTCCGCGCCTGCTGACCGCCCTGCGGGACGGCAGATCGGTCGCCTACGCCTCCGAGGCCGGCACGCCGCTGGTGGCCGATCCGGGATTTCAGCTCGGGGTGGAGGCGCGGCAGGGCGGCCTGACGGTGCGGGCGGCACCAGGGGCGAGCGCGGTGCTGGCGGCACTCTGTGTCGCGGGTTTGCCGACGGATCGGTTCCTCTTCGCGGGTTTTTTGCCGCCGAAATCGGCCGCGCGGAAAACGGCGCTGCGCGAGGTGGCCGAGGTGCCGGCGACGCTGGTCTTCTACGAGTCGCCCAAGCGGCTGGCGGCGATGTTGCGCGACGCGGCCGCGATGCTCGGGCCGCGCGAGGCGGCCGTCTGCCGCGAGTTGACCAAGCGGTTCGAGGAGGTGCGGCGCGGGTCCCTGGACGCCTTGGCCGAAACCTATGCCGAGGAGGGCGCGCGCGGCGAGATCGTCGTGGTCGTCGACCGCGCGGCCCCGCGCGAGGCCGACCCGGAGGCGATACGCGATGCACTGCGCGTGGCCCTCGCGGACGGATCGGTAAAATCCGCCGCAAAAGATGTTTCCGATATGTTCGGCGTTCCGCGTAAGCTGGTCTACGACATGGCCCTGGCGATGAAGGACGAAGGATGA
- a CDS encoding penicillin-binding protein activator: protein MSIRGLRARLVSFIHRSRKAVALVATTAALTACNVAAPLGTGTGGGGVDSAGPTKVALLVPLGSARGTDGQVARSLENAARLAAADLGEGVVTMTVYPTQGTPGGASAAATQAVSEGAQVILGPLYADNAVAAGNAAAGSGVPVLSFSNNTAIAGGNVWVMGNTFENTARRVMGFAARQGRNRVLVTHANDEAGQIANSAIRSAARGTGAQITGSVPYEFSQQGISAAVPTIASQARATNSNAVFLTGTPTGDLPVIAQLLSEAGIGGEAFRFLGLTRWDIPTETLAQPGLQGGYFALPDPAPLAQFRARYNAAYGGAPHPLANLAYDGMAAIGAISRRGDTVGRGTLTRNAGFAGTGGIFRLRGDGTIDRALAVAQIVNRQIQVVSPAPNSFGGAGS from the coding sequence ATGTCCATCCGCGGCCTTCGCGCCAGACTCGTTTCATTCATCCACCGGTCGCGCAAGGCCGTGGCACTGGTCGCCACGACGGCCGCACTGACCGCCTGCAACGTCGCAGCCCCGCTGGGCACCGGTACGGGCGGTGGCGGCGTCGACAGCGCCGGGCCGACGAAGGTTGCGCTGCTGGTGCCGCTCGGATCGGCGCGCGGGACGGACGGACAGGTCGCGCGCAGCCTCGAAAACGCGGCCCGTCTGGCGGCGGCGGATCTGGGCGAAGGGGTCGTCACGATGACGGTGTACCCGACCCAGGGCACACCGGGCGGCGCATCGGCGGCGGCCACGCAGGCCGTGTCCGAGGGGGCGCAGGTCATCCTTGGGCCGCTCTATGCCGACAATGCGGTCGCGGCGGGCAACGCGGCGGCCGGCTCGGGCGTTCCCGTCCTCAGCTTCTCGAACAACACCGCGATCGCGGGCGGCAACGTCTGGGTCATGGGCAACACCTTCGAGAACACCGCCCGCCGCGTCATGGGCTTCGCCGCGCGACAGGGCCGCAATCGGGTGCTGGTGACCCACGCAAATGACGAGGCCGGGCAGATCGCCAATTCCGCCATCCGGTCCGCGGCCCGGGGCACCGGCGCGCAGATCACCGGCAGCGTTCCATACGAGTTCAGCCAGCAAGGCATCTCGGCCGCGGTGCCGACCATCGCGTCGCAGGCCCGGGCGACGAATTCCAACGCGGTCTTCCTGACCGGCACGCCGACGGGTGACCTGCCGGTTATCGCGCAACTGCTGAGCGAGGCCGGCATCGGCGGCGAGGCGTTCCGTTTCCTCGGCCTGACCCGCTGGGACATCCCGACCGAGACGCTGGCCCAACCCGGCCTGCAGGGCGGGTATTTCGCCCTGCCCGACCCGGCGCCGCTGGCGCAGTTCCGCGCGCGCTACAACGCCGCCTATGGCGGAGCGCCGCACCCGTTGGCCAACCTGGCCTATGACGGCATGGCCGCGATCGGCGCCATCTCGCGCCGGGGCGACACGGTCGGCCGCGGCACGCTGACACGGAACGCTGGCTTTGCGGGCACGGGCGGTATATTCCGCCTGCGCGGCGACGGCACCATCGACAGGGCGCTCGCGGTCGCACAGATCGTCAACCGTCAGATACAGGTGGTCAGCCCTGCCCCCAACAGCTTCGGCGGCGCCGGATCGTAA
- a CDS encoding [protein-PII] uridylyltransferase, with amino-acid sequence MIASLPEIFDADATLSALDDAVRAGGDVMATRRAVVSILRAARARGRDAIQAGFADDPTRARRVTHSYAHLTDRLVQCAWLVATRALHPCPNPTEGERFAVLGVGGYGRGEMAPFSDVDLLFLTPWKVTPRTESVVETMLYILWDLKLKVGHATRTVKDCVRLGAEDYTIRTSLLERRLICGDADLGATLAERLWSDLFDGTVAEFIEAKLEERDERHRKQGGQRYILEPNVKEAKGGLRDVQALYWIAKYRYRVKEAADLVALGVFTAEEFDAFEAAERFLWCVRCHLHLIAGRAADHLTFDMQVDVAGAMGYRDHAGRRGVEHFMQDYFRHATRVGELTRILLVALETDNIKREPALLGLFKRRRKVRAPYAERQGRLDVADEAAFLGTPLNMLGIFEEALRTGMLLHPHAMRLMAANRHLIDRDLREDPEAAKLFLGLLLRHGNPERALRRMNELEVLSAFIPEFAPIVAMMQFNMYHSYTVDEHTIQVISNLAQIERGELVESLPLCSDILAKGVNRRVLYVALLLHDIGKGRPEDHSILGARIARAVAPRLRLKPREVETVEWLVRHHLLMSDMAQKRDIADPRTVRDFAKAVKTRERLDLLTVLTVCDIRGVGPGVWNNWKAQMLRALHRATAAALENGLEDVNRETREAKAKKLFRDALPDWTEARRRAEIARHYGPYWQGVPTAAQVRFAQMLDGLGDDEVRVELEADADRDATRVLMACQDHPGIFSRLAGALSLVGANIVDARTYTSKDGFATSVFWLQDGDGHPYEASRLPRLRAMITKILRGEVVTRLELEGREIKKRERRFQVATNISFDNEGSDIYTIIEVDTRDRPGLLYDLTQTLAAANISISQAVVATYGAQVVDSFYVKDLFGLKLMSKSKQDALERKLRAAITKAAERAGA; translated from the coding sequence CTGATCGCGTCCTTGCCGGAGATCTTCGATGCGGACGCGACGCTTTCGGCACTGGACGATGCCGTTCGCGCGGGCGGCGACGTCATGGCCACGCGGCGGGCGGTGGTGTCCATCCTTCGCGCGGCGCGGGCCAGGGGGCGCGACGCGATCCAGGCCGGGTTCGCGGACGATCCGACGCGGGCGCGCCGCGTCACCCATTCCTACGCGCATCTGACCGATCGCCTGGTGCAATGCGCCTGGCTCGTCGCCACGCGGGCCCTGCACCCCTGTCCCAACCCGACCGAAGGCGAGCGTTTCGCGGTTCTGGGCGTCGGGGGATACGGCCGGGGCGAGATGGCGCCCTTCTCGGATGTGGACCTGCTGTTCCTGACGCCCTGGAAGGTCACGCCCCGGACCGAGAGTGTTGTCGAGACCATGCTCTACATTCTGTGGGATCTGAAGCTGAAGGTCGGTCACGCCACGCGCACGGTGAAGGATTGCGTGCGCCTGGGCGCCGAGGACTACACCATCCGCACCTCCCTGCTGGAGCGTCGACTGATCTGCGGCGACGCCGACCTCGGCGCTACCCTGGCCGAGCGGCTCTGGTCCGACCTCTTCGACGGGACCGTCGCCGAGTTCATCGAGGCCAAGCTGGAGGAGCGCGACGAACGGCACCGCAAGCAAGGCGGGCAACGCTATATCCTGGAGCCCAACGTCAAGGAGGCCAAGGGCGGGCTGCGCGACGTCCAGGCCCTCTACTGGATCGCCAAGTACCGCTACCGCGTGAAGGAGGCGGCCGACCTCGTGGCGCTGGGCGTGTTCACCGCCGAGGAATTCGACGCGTTCGAGGCGGCGGAGCGGTTCCTGTGGTGCGTCCGCTGCCACCTGCATCTGATCGCGGGTCGGGCGGCGGACCACCTGACTTTCGACATGCAGGTCGATGTGGCCGGCGCCATGGGCTACCGCGACCATGCCGGCCGGCGCGGGGTCGAGCATTTCATGCAGGACTACTTCCGCCACGCCACCCGCGTGGGCGAGTTGACGCGGATCCTCCTGGTCGCGCTCGAGACCGACAACATCAAGCGCGAACCGGCGCTGCTCGGCCTCTTCAAGCGCCGCCGCAAGGTCCGCGCGCCCTATGCCGAACGCCAGGGCCGGCTGGACGTGGCCGACGAGGCGGCGTTCCTGGGCACGCCCCTCAACATGCTGGGCATCTTCGAGGAGGCGCTGCGCACGGGCATGCTGCTGCATCCGCATGCCATGCGCCTGATGGCCGCCAACCGGCACCTGATCGACCGCGACCTGCGCGAGGACCCGGAGGCGGCCAAGCTGTTCCTCGGCCTGCTGCTGAGACACGGAAATCCCGAACGCGCGCTCCGCCGCATGAACGAGCTGGAGGTGCTGTCGGCCTTCATCCCCGAATTCGCGCCCATCGTGGCGATGATGCAGTTCAACATGTATCACAGCTACACGGTGGACGAGCACACCATCCAGGTCATCTCCAACCTCGCGCAGATCGAGCGGGGGGAACTGGTCGAGAGCCTGCCGCTGTGTTCCGATATCCTGGCGAAGGGGGTGAACCGGCGCGTCCTCTACGTGGCCCTGCTGCTGCATGACATCGGCAAGGGCCGTCCCGAGGATCACTCGATCCTGGGCGCGCGCATCGCCCGCGCCGTGGCGCCCCGCCTGCGCCTCAAGCCGCGCGAGGTCGAGACGGTGGAATGGCTGGTGCGCCACCACCTGCTGATGTCGGACATGGCGCAGAAGCGCGACATCGCCGACCCGCGCACCGTGCGCGACTTCGCCAAGGCGGTGAAAACGCGCGAGCGGCTGGACCTGCTGACTGTACTCACCGTCTGCGACATCCGCGGCGTCGGCCCCGGCGTCTGGAACAACTGGAAGGCGCAGATGCTGCGCGCGCTGCACCGCGCCACCGCCGCCGCGCTGGAAAACGGGCTGGAGGACGTCAACCGCGAGACCCGCGAGGCGAAGGCGAAGAAGCTGTTCCGCGACGCCCTGCCCGACTGGACCGAGGCCCGCAGGCGTGCCGAGATCGCCCGCCATTACGGCCCCTACTGGCAGGGCGTGCCCACGGCCGCGCAGGTCCGCTTCGCGCAGATGCTGGACGGGCTGGGCGACGACGAGGTGCGGGTGGAGCTGGAGGCCGATGCCGACCGCGACGCGACCCGCGTGCTGATGGCCTGCCAGGACCATCCGGGCATCTTCTCGCGCCTGGCAGGGGCGCTCAGCCTGGTGGGCGCCAATATCGTCGACGCGCGGACCTACACCTCGAAGGACGGCTTCGCGACCAGCGTGTTCTGGCTGCAGGACGGCGACGGCCACCCCTACGAGGCGTCGCGCCTGCCGCGCCTGCGCGCGATGATCACGAAGATCCTGCGCGGCGAGGTCGTCACCCGGCTGGAGCTGGAGGGCCGCGAGATCAAGAAGCGCGAACGCCGCTTCCAGGTCGCCACGAATATCAGCTTCGACAATGAGGGCTCCGACATCTACACGATCATCGAGGTCGACACACGCGACCGCCCCGGCCTCCTCTACGACCTGACCCAGACGCTGGCGGCGGCGAACATCTCGATCTCCCAGGCCGTCGTCGCGACCTACGGCGCGCAGGTGGTGGACTCGTTCTACGTCAAGGACCTGTTCGGGCTGAAGCTCATGTCGAAGTCCAAGCAGGACGCGCTGGAACGCAAGCTCCGCGCCGCGATCACGAAGGCCGCGGAACGGGCGGGGGCATAG
- the murJ gene encoding murein biosynthesis integral membrane protein MurJ, producing MIRGFLTVGGWTLMSRILGFARDILIARFLGTGAAAEAFFVAFSLPNMFRRFFAEGAFNMAFVPLYAKKLEGNPAEADAFARDAVAGMVMVLTLFTVAGILFMPALVLAMASGFAEDARFGLAVTYGRIAFPYILLISLAALVSGVLNSNGRFLAAAAAPALLNVVFIAAMLGVSLRPDLWAWLEAPTQSRMVGRALVWAVPLGGLLQLGLVWWAAARAGHRLLPRRRPRLTPDLKRLLVIAAPAALAGGVVQVNLLVGRQVASYFDGAVAWLNYADRLYQLPLGVVGIAIGVVLLPDLARRVRAGDRAGQQDAYSRAFEFSWLLTLPSAVALLVVPWPLVEVLFERGAFDADDTAATSLALMIYALGLPAFVLQKVLQPLYFAREDTRRPLNYAAVSLLVNAGVAIGLVVWLGWAAAALGTTLAAWAMVVLLVRGARGLGDVATLDARARSRGWRIAVAAALMGVILWITNLMLGPMFGGPLRGLALAILVGMGIVSYFAFAQAIGAVRLRELRSSLRRQR from the coding sequence ATGATCCGTGGCTTCCTCACCGTCGGCGGTTGGACGCTGATGTCCCGTATCCTCGGGTTCGCGCGCGATATCCTAATCGCGCGGTTCCTCGGCACGGGCGCCGCGGCGGAGGCGTTCTTCGTGGCCTTCTCGCTGCCCAACATGTTCCGCCGCTTCTTCGCCGAGGGCGCATTCAACATGGCCTTCGTCCCCCTCTACGCCAAGAAGCTGGAGGGCAACCCGGCCGAGGCGGACGCCTTCGCGCGCGACGCCGTGGCGGGCATGGTGATGGTCCTGACGCTGTTCACCGTGGCGGGGATCTTGTTCATGCCGGCGTTGGTCCTGGCCATGGCCAGCGGGTTCGCCGAGGACGCGCGTTTCGGACTGGCCGTCACCTATGGCCGGATTGCGTTCCCCTATATCCTGCTGATTTCGCTGGCCGCGCTGGTCTCTGGCGTTCTCAATTCGAACGGTCGCTTCCTCGCCGCCGCTGCGGCGCCCGCGCTTTTGAACGTCGTGTTCATCGCGGCGATGCTCGGCGTATCCCTGCGCCCCGACCTCTGGGCCTGGCTCGAGGCGCCGACGCAATCGCGGATGGTCGGGCGGGCCCTGGTCTGGGCGGTGCCGCTGGGCGGGCTGCTGCAACTGGGCCTCGTCTGGTGGGCGGCGGCGCGGGCCGGGCATCGCCTGCTGCCGCGCCGTCGGCCCCGCCTCACGCCGGATCTGAAGCGGCTGCTGGTCATCGCGGCGCCCGCCGCACTGGCCGGGGGCGTGGTGCAGGTGAACCTTCTGGTCGGCCGCCAGGTGGCCAGCTATTTCGACGGTGCGGTGGCGTGGTTGAACTACGCCGATCGGCTCTACCAACTGCCTCTCGGGGTCGTGGGTATCGCCATCGGCGTGGTCCTCCTGCCCGACCTCGCGCGACGGGTCCGCGCGGGCGACCGGGCGGGTCAGCAGGATGCCTATTCCCGCGCCTTCGAGTTCTCGTGGCTCCTGACCCTGCCCTCGGCGGTGGCGTTGCTGGTGGTGCCCTGGCCCCTGGTCGAGGTCCTGTTCGAGCGGGGCGCCTTCGACGCCGACGACACCGCCGCCACGTCGCTGGCGCTGATGATCTATGCGCTGGGCCTTCCGGCCTTCGTGCTGCAGAAGGTGCTGCAACCCCTCTACTTCGCGCGCGAGGATACGCGTCGGCCGCTGAACTACGCCGCCGTCTCGCTTCTGGTGAATGCGGGCGTGGCCATCGGCCTGGTCGTCTGGCTTGGCTGGGCCGCCGCCGCGCTGGGCACCACGCTGGCCGCCTGGGCGATGGTCGTCCTGTTGGTGCGGGGCGCGCGCGGGCTGGGCGACGTCGCGACGCTCGATGCCCGCGCCCGCTCGCGCGGCTGGCGTATCGCGGTCGCGGCGGCCCTGATGGGGGTGATCCTGTGGATAACGAACCTGATGCTGGGTCCGATGTTCGGCGGTCCGCTGCGCGGGTTGGCGCTGGCCATCCTGGTGGGTATGGGCATCGTCAGCTATTTCGCCTTCGCCCAGGCGATCGGCGCGGTGCGGCTGCGCGAATTGCGATCGTCGCTGCGCCGTCAGCGCTGA
- a CDS encoding rhomboid family intramembrane serine protease — protein MMDPRQQSPFNALPPIVVALAGAMVAIELLFQAGASGFVGGAEGVGWRLSAMQSFAVSEQVWDWMVETGQAPLGQLLRFVAYPFVHGGFTHTAFVAVFVLALGNVVAPVYPAWRFAAIFFAATLGGALAYLLLFETRAPLIGGFPAAYGLIGAFTYLTQRGLTRADPSRAFLLIGFLLAIQPVFGLLIARNLGWVPDWTADLAGAATGYGMAALLFPGAMHRIRDRLRQR, from the coding sequence ATGATGGACCCCCGCCAGCAAAGCCCCTTCAACGCCCTGCCGCCGATCGTCGTGGCCCTCGCCGGCGCGATGGTCGCGATCGAGCTTCTTTTCCAGGCCGGGGCCTCGGGCTTCGTCGGTGGCGCCGAGGGCGTCGGCTGGCGCCTGTCGGCGATGCAGTCCTTCGCCGTCTCGGAACAGGTCTGGGACTGGATGGTCGAGACGGGTCAGGCCCCGCTTGGGCAGCTTCTGCGCTTCGTGGCCTATCCATTCGTGCATGGCGGCTTCACGCATACCGCCTTCGTCGCGGTCTTCGTGCTCGCACTTGGCAACGTCGTCGCGCCGGTCTACCCCGCCTGGCGCTTCGCCGCGATCTTCTTCGCCGCGACGTTGGGCGGGGCGCTCGCCTATCTCCTTCTGTTCGAGACGCGCGCCCCGTTGATCGGGGGCTTTCCGGCCGCCTACGGCCTGATCGGAGCATTCACCTATCTGACCCAGCGGGGCCTGACGCGGGCGGATCCGTCGCGGGCGTTCCTGCTGATCGGGTTCCTGCTGGCGATCCAGCCGGTCTTCGGCCTGCTCATCGCGCGGAACCTGGGTTGGGTGCCCGACTGGACGGCCGACCTGGCCGGCGCGGCGACGGGCTACGGGATGGCGGCGCTGCTTTTTCCCGGCGCCATGCACCGCATCCGCGACAGGCTGCGTCAGCGCTGA
- the trpS gene encoding tryptophan--tRNA ligase has protein sequence MAQFTPRVFSGIQPSGGLTLGNYLGAITKFVATQDAGTHETVFCMVDLHAITVPQAPETLRHNTRELCAGFLAAGIDPEKSILINQSQVPEHAQLGWVFNCVARMGWMGRMTQWKDKAGANAEGASLGLFAYPALMAADILVYHATHVPVGEDQKQHIELTRDIAAKFNHDYGVDFFPEVEPVIEGVATRIMSLRDGTRKMSKSDPVDASRINLTDDADTIARKFRKAKTDPDPLPGAPEGLDQRPDARNLVNIYAALSGASVADVLAAHDGQMFGHFKQELADLAVAKLSPVSDEMARLMRDPAEIDRILARGAARAREITVPILERTYEIVGMVR, from the coding sequence ATGGCCCAGTTCACCCCGCGCGTCTTCTCCGGCATCCAGCCTTCGGGTGGATTGACGCTGGGCAACTATCTGGGGGCGATCACGAAGTTCGTGGCGACGCAGGACGCGGGCACGCATGAGACGGTGTTCTGCATGGTCGACCTGCATGCGATCACCGTGCCGCAGGCGCCCGAGACGTTGCGGCACAACACCCGCGAGCTTTGCGCGGGGTTCCTGGCGGCGGGGATCGATCCGGAAAAATCCATCCTCATCAACCAGTCGCAGGTGCCCGAGCACGCGCAGCTCGGCTGGGTGTTCAACTGCGTCGCGCGGATGGGCTGGATGGGTCGGATGACCCAGTGGAAGGACAAGGCGGGCGCCAATGCGGAAGGCGCGTCGCTGGGCCTGTTCGCCTATCCGGCGCTGATGGCGGCGGACATCCTAGTGTACCACGCGACCCACGTGCCGGTGGGAGAGGATCAGAAGCAGCATATCGAATTGACGCGGGACATCGCGGCCAAGTTCAACCACGATTACGGCGTCGACTTCTTTCCGGAGGTCGAGCCGGTGATCGAGGGCGTGGCGACGCGGATCATGTCGCTGCGCGACGGGACGCGGAAGATGTCGAAGTCGGATCCGGTGGATGCGAGCCGGATCAACCTGACCGACGACGCCGATACGATCGCCCGGAAGTTCCGCAAGGCGAAGACCGATCCGGACCCGTTGCCGGGCGCGCCCGAGGGGCTGGATCAGCGGCCGGACGCGCGCAACCTGGTCAATATTTATGCGGCGCTTTCAGGGGCTTCGGTCGCGGATGTGCTGGCGGCGCACGACGGACAGATGTTCGGACATTTCAAGCAGGAGCTGGCCGATCTGGCGGTGGCGAAACTGTCGCCGGTGTCCGACGAGATGGCGCGGCTGATGCGCGACCCGGCCGAGATCGACCGCATCCTGGCCCGGGGCGCCGCGCGGGCGCGGGAGATCACGGTCCCGATCCTTGAGCGGACCTACGAGATCGTGGGCATGGTGCGGTAG
- a CDS encoding penicillin-insensitive murein endopeptidase, with protein MIRFAVHSLILLIATALTQIGGLAWIVALLFRRRLIAFAGVYAALTVASVWIAPGFGRVALDCFDDGPLRVQSPLYCALNRTYVTPELEGILVETAEEMDRRFPGTVTLVLDANFPFLDGFPPLPHLSHDDGEKVDLAFFYADGTGYRPGATRSPIGYFAFEQGPTECSGDWPTLRWDLDMLQPFWRDYRSDDARNRAILRILSEDARVGRIFVEPHLVRALDLSLPDIRFQGCRAARHDDHIHLQLR; from the coding sequence ATGATCCGTTTCGCCGTCCATTCGCTCATCTTACTTATCGCGACGGCCCTGACGCAGATCGGCGGCCTGGCCTGGATCGTCGCACTCCTCTTCCGGCGAAGGCTGATCGCGTTCGCGGGGGTCTATGCGGCGCTGACGGTGGCATCGGTGTGGATCGCGCCGGGCTTCGGGCGGGTCGCGCTCGATTGCTTCGACGACGGGCCGCTTCGGGTCCAGAGCCCGCTCTATTGCGCGCTCAACCGGACCTACGTGACGCCGGAACTCGAAGGCATATTGGTCGAGACCGCCGAGGAGATGGACCGGCGCTTTCCCGGCACGGTGACGTTGGTCCTGGATGCGAACTTTCCGTTCCTCGACGGGTTTCCGCCTCTGCCGCACCTTTCGCATGACGACGGCGAGAAGGTGGACCTCGCCTTCTTCTACGCGGACGGGACCGGGTATCGTCCCGGCGCCACGCGATCGCCGATCGGCTACTTCGCGTTCGAGCAGGGTCCGACGGAATGTTCCGGGGACTGGCCGACGCTTCGCTGGGACCTCGACATGCTGCAGCCGTTCTGGCGCGATTACCGATCGGACGACGCGCGCAACAGGGCGATCCTGCGGATACTGTCCGAGGACGCGCGGGTCGGGCGGATATTCGTCGAGCCGCACCTGGTCCGGGCGCTCGACCTGTCGCTTCCGGACATCCGGTTTCAGGGATGCCGGGCCGCGCGGCATGACGACCACATCCACCTTCAGCTACGATGA
- a CDS encoding ABC transporter ATP-binding protein, with translation MASIELVGAEKWYGQAQVIKGVDLAVEHGELVIFVGPSGCGKSTLLRMIAGLEETSRGRIMVGDRDATAEPPSKRGLAMVFQSYALYPHLSVRENLGFPLRAAGIPRAEIAAKVEEAARVLRLDDYLDRRPRDLSGGQRQRVAIGRSIVRDPAAFLFDEPLSNLDAALRVEMRYEIAKLHQSLGATMIYVTHDQIEAMTLADRIVVLEAGRIAQVGTPRELYQRPANLFVAQFIGSPRMNVMPAVAVPDWAGGARHVGIRPEHLAPGDGPLHGTVDVIEYLGAESYVIAECGDAGRVTMRLTGDTDLTPGAPLRMTAAPTDVHRFDADGMAVR, from the coding sequence ATGGCATCCATCGAACTTGTCGGGGCCGAGAAATGGTACGGCCAGGCGCAGGTCATCAAGGGCGTGGACCTGGCCGTCGAACATGGCGAACTGGTGATCTTCGTCGGCCCCTCGGGCTGCGGCAAATCCACCCTGCTCCGGATGATCGCCGGGCTGGAGGAGACGTCCCGCGGCCGGATCATGGTCGGCGACCGCGACGCCACGGCCGAGCCGCCGTCGAAGCGCGGCCTGGCCATGGTGTTCCAGTCCTACGCCCTCTACCCCCACCTCTCCGTGCGTGAAAATCTGGGCTTCCCCCTCCGTGCCGCCGGTATCCCCAGGGCCGAGATCGCCGCCAAGGTCGAGGAGGCGGCGCGTGTCCTTCGCCTGGACGACTATCTCGACCGGCGGCCGCGGGACCTCTCGGGTGGCCAGCGTCAGCGTGTGGCGATCGGTCGGTCGATCGTCCGCGACCCGGCGGCCTTTCTCTTCGACGAGCCGCTGTCGAACCTCGACGCCGCCCTGCGCGTCGAGATGCGCTACGAGATCGCCAAGCTGCACCAGTCCCTCGGCGCCACGATGATCTACGTCACCCACGACCAGATCGAGGCGATGACCCTGGCCGACCGCATCGTCGTGCTCGAGGCGGGCCGCATCGCCCAGGTCGGCACGCCTCGCGAACTCTACCAGCGGCCCGCGAACCTCTTCGTGGCGCAATTCATCGGCTCGCCGCGGATGAACGTGATGCCCGCTGTCGCCGTCCCCGACTGGGCCGGGGGCGCCCGGCATGTGGGCATCCGCCCCGAACATCTGGCGCCGGGCGATGGCCCGCTTCACGGCACGGTCGACGTGATCGAATATCTGGGCGCCGAGAGCTACGTCATCGCCGAATGCGGTGACGCCGGCCGCGTTACGATGCGGCTCACCGGCGACACCGACCTGACCCCCGGCGCGCCCCTTCGCATGACCGCTGCCCCGACCGACGTGCACCGTTTCGACGCCGACGGCATGGCGGTTCGCTAG